The following is a genomic window from Oikeobacillus pervagus.
GCGAAGAGGTCACACCCGTTCCCATACCGAACACGGAAGTTAAGCTCTTCAGCGCCGATGGTAGTTGGGGGCTGTCCCCCTGCAAGAGTAGGACGTTGCCAAGCAAACGAGAGAATAGCGAGATATAGCTATTCTCTTTTTTTTTTTTTGCCAAATAAATTCCAGGTGCCAGGCACCATCCAGGAATTTCCTATATATAGAATGTGTAATCTTCTGGGATGACGCGTTTTAGGAATTTTTTTGTGCGTTCTTCTTTGGGGGTGGTGAATATATCGTGTGCTGTTCCTTCTTCGACGATGGTTCCTCCATCCATAAAGATGACTTTGTTTGCGACATCTCTGGCAAAGGACGTTTCATGGGTAACGACTAACATGGTCGTGCCATCTTTTGCAATATCCTTCATGACCGCAAGGACTTCACCTACAAGCTCAGGGTCTAATGCTGAAGTAGGTTCATCAAAAAGGATGATATCTGGGGTGAGTGCAATTGCACGGGCAATCCCGACTCGTTGTTGTTGTCCTCCAGATAATTCGCTTGGATAGGCATCATATTTTGTAGAAAGACCGACCCGGTCCAATGCTGCTGTTCCGATTTTTGTGGCCTCTTTTTTCGTCATTTGTCTACCAATAATTAAGCCTTCTGTTACATTTTCTAATGCAGTCTTATTATTAAATAAGTTATAGTTTTGAAAAACGAAGGCTGTTTTTTGGCGAATTTGGTGAATTTCCTTTTTAGAAGCACTGTGTAAATCAACGGATATTTCTCCAAAGTTTGCCGATCCTTTGTCAGCTCTCTCTAAAAAATTAATGCAGCGTAATAGGGTTGTTTTCCCGGAACCACTCGGCCCAAGAATGACAACGACATCTCCCTTATCTATGAAAAGGTCAACGCCTTTTAAAATTTTATTTTCTCCGAAAGATTTATGTACATTTTGGATATTTAACATGTTTTCTCCTCTCTCCTTAAGCCTTGGATATTTTGTATCGACTCAAACGATTTTCAAACAGTTTAAAAGAAAATTCAACGACACTGCATAGTAAAATATACACAATAAAAATATCTAGATAGGCTTCCACATAGTTGTATCCTGCGTTAGCTGCAACTTTTGCACGTAATGTAATTTCTTGTAGTGAGATCGCATATCCAAGTGACGTGGCTTTAATTAAATTGACCGTAGCGGTACATAAGTTTGGCATAGCCACGACTAATGCTTGCGGAATAATAATGCGTTTATAGGCTTGAAATGAGGTGAGTCCGACTGAATAGGCTGCTTCTAATTGACCTTGGTCAACAGTTTTTAGAGCAGAACGGAACACTTCTATTAAAATAGCCGTTGTACTAAACGAAAAAATAATGAATGCATACCATAAAGGGTGAATTTTATACACATCGTAAGCAATATGATATTTTTCAAAAAGCGCTTTTAAAAAGAGTGGGATACTGCTATAAATAATAAAAATTTGAATGATAATAGGTGTACCGCGAACAAACGAAACGTATAGCTTTGAAAATGGACTTAAGAGTGGAACATTGTTTAAACGAGTCATAGCTAATAAAAAACCAAGAGGGAGAGCTATAAGCAATACTACGATTGTGACGACTAATGCGGTAGGGATACCCGATAATGCCACGAAAAATGTATTAATAAAAAATTCAACATTAAACCCCCCATTCATTCGAAGCCCTCCTTATGTCATTTTTAAAGATTTTTTTCCCTTATTAAGAGATTTCTCTAGTAAGCTAAAGATTTTATCAATGAGGAGTGATAAACCCCAATAAATAATTGCAAGTGCAATGAAAATTTCTAGTGCATGGGCATTGATGTTTGCCGCTACCATTAATTGAGCTTTCCCCACGATATCAATTAAACCAATAGTATAAGCTAATGCGCCTTCTTGTAATAGAGCAATTAGACTATTACCGAGGTTTGGTAAAGCAACCAATAATGCTTGTGGAAAGATAATGCGTTTATAGGCTTGAAAGGGTGTAAGTCCTACACTTACAGCCGCCTCATATTGTCCTGTTGGAACAGATAAGTAAGCTGATCGAATTACTTCAGAAATAATGCCCGCGAACTGCAGTGCAAATGTAATGATGACAAAGTATGCACTGTGAAGATCATGTAGATTAATATGAAAGTTTTCAAAAATTAATGGAACACCATAATAAATTAAGAATAATAGCACGATTGATGGGGTACAGCGCATGATTGTAATATAGGTACTTGCTAGAAATCTTAATGAACGATAACGGCTAAGTTTCGCCATTGTTAAGAGCCATCCTAAAATTAAGCCAAAGATAACTGCAAATAAAGTAACAATAAATGTAACTTTTAAAAATGGAAGCAATTGTGGAAAGGCATTCCAAAGATAAGAGGCATCAAAGTATTTGCCCAAGTTCGCCACCGCCTTTTCGAGAAAGGCTGTTGAGTATGCTCAACAGCCCTTCATTAACATGTTTTATTTACGTATTTTCGATGTATGAAGGAGAGCCTCTACAATTCTCTAAGATTTAAATTCTACCTAAAGTCGATGAAATTGAAGCTTAGAAAATGATATAAATCTTTATTTTCCTTTTTAGATGTGCTCTTCGTGAGATGCTGTTGGATCTTATGATTTTTTCTGTGATTGGTCCTGCACTTCAAATAAATCTCGGCTATAGAATTTTTTACTTAATTCACGAAGTTTTCCTTCCTCTTTTACCTTTTTAATAGCTTTGTCATAGGCTTCGGCAAATGCTTGCTCTTTTTTATTAAAGAGTGGCCATGTTTGTATAACGGTGAACTCATTGTAAAAAATGTCATTTTTTAAATTGTGATAGGCGCCTTTTGGATTGGTTACTTGTTCATTAAAAGGTCCTTCGATCATCACTCCACCATCAACGCGTTCTTCATTCACCCATTGAACAATATCAAGGGAGAATGTGTCGCCAGCTTTTAGTTTCACTTTGTTGTCGGGATGTTTTGTATTATAATTTTCGATCAAAGTATATTGGGCGCTATTTGCCGCGATTGGAGCTAATGACAGTCCCTTTTTAGCAAACTCCTCCAAAGTATTTACCTCTTTATTTTCTTTTTTAACGACTAAACCAGTGCTACTTAATCCTAGAAATTCTTTCGGGTAAAGAAACTTTTTCGTTCGTTCTTCGGTAAAGAAAGCATTCTTTACACCGACCTGAAACTTTCCTTGTTCAACCCCTATTAATAGATCATCACTTGTTGTGCCGACATATTTGAACTTATAGTCTTTTAATTCTTGATCAACTAGTTTCATTGCTTCAATTTCATATCCAGTAGGGTTTCCTTTATCATCTATGTAGGCGATAGGGTTTAAGCCTTGGTCGAAAGCAACCTTTATCTCCCTTACCCCGTTACTATTGGATTCTCCGGAACTACAACCTATAAGTAAACCTACTGCCAACGCTCCCACTGCTGTAAATAAAAATAGTTTTTTGCGAACCATAAGTAACCATCCTTTCACTTGATTATTCTTTTCACAAGCTCGATCCCGTTTCCTCTATCACAGTCAAAACTTGAGAAATACGTAAGCCGATGACCGTGGCGCTTCCACATTTATTCCTGCAATGCCGTTATGGCTAATTTCTGAATGGTCATATCGTCCATTGGTGGGTTATGAAGGCCTGCTCTAACATTGCGATAGTAACGTTGGAGAGGGTTTGATAGTTGAAGGCTTTTTGCACCGACTACTCTCATCGCCTTATCGACAATATTAATAGCAGCATTTGTCACGGTATGTTTCGCTACACTAATTTCATTTGTAAGAAGAGGACGGCGATTTTTGTCATCGTAAGCAGCTGCCACACCATAAAGGACTAATCGCGCCTTCTCCAGTTCTAATTCTATTTCTCCTAATAAATGCTGTACGTTTGGCAATTCAGCGATTACGGTTTGGATACTGTTAGGTTGATAGGTACTGGCAAAGTGAAGGGCATAATCTCGGGCTGCTTGGGCAATCCCTAAGTAGTTAGCGGGGATATGCAGAAGCCAACCATTAATTCCCTTTCCACGCGGATGGTTAGGTAATTCGACAAGTGCCTCTTCTT
Proteins encoded in this region:
- a CDS encoding amino acid ABC transporter ATP-binding protein gives rise to the protein MLNIQNVHKSFGENKILKGVDLFIDKGDVVVILGPSGSGKTTLLRCINFLERADKGSANFGEISVDLHSASKKEIHQIRQKTAFVFQNYNLFNNKTALENVTEGLIIGRQMTKKEATKIGTAALDRVGLSTKYDAYPSELSGGQQQRVGIARAIALTPDIILFDEPTSALDPELVGEVLAVMKDIAKDGTTMLVVTHETSFARDVANKVIFMDGGTIVEEGTAHDIFTTPKEERTKKFLKRVIPEDYTFYI
- a CDS encoding amino acid ABC transporter permease — encoded protein: MNGGFNVEFFINTFFVALSGIPTALVVTIVVLLIALPLGFLLAMTRLNNVPLLSPFSKLYVSFVRGTPIIIQIFIIYSSIPLFLKALFEKYHIAYDVYKIHPLWYAFIIFSFSTTAILIEVFRSALKTVDQGQLEAAYSVGLTSFQAYKRIIIPQALVVAMPNLCTATVNLIKATSLGYAISLQEITLRAKVAANAGYNYVEAYLDIFIVYILLCSVVEFSFKLFENRLSRYKISKA
- a CDS encoding amino acid ABC transporter permease, giving the protein MANLGKYFDASYLWNAFPQLLPFLKVTFIVTLFAVIFGLILGWLLTMAKLSRYRSLRFLASTYITIMRCTPSIVLLFLIYYGVPLIFENFHINLHDLHSAYFVIITFALQFAGIISEVIRSAYLSVPTGQYEAAVSVGLTPFQAYKRIIFPQALLVALPNLGNSLIALLQEGALAYTIGLIDIVGKAQLMVAANINAHALEIFIALAIIYWGLSLLIDKIFSLLEKSLNKGKKSLKMT
- a CDS encoding transporter substrate-binding domain-containing protein, with product MVRKKLFLFTAVGALAVGLLIGCSSGESNSNGVREIKVAFDQGLNPIAYIDDKGNPTGYEIEAMKLVDQELKDYKFKYVGTTSDDLLIGVEQGKFQVGVKNAFFTEERTKKFLYPKEFLGLSSTGLVVKKENKEVNTLEEFAKKGLSLAPIAANSAQYTLIENYNTKHPDNKVKLKAGDTFSLDIVQWVNEERVDGGVMIEGPFNEQVTNPKGAYHNLKNDIFYNEFTVIQTWPLFNKKEQAFAEAYDKAIKKVKEEGKLRELSKKFYSRDLFEVQDQSQKKS